One genomic segment of Bradyrhizobium diazoefficiens includes these proteins:
- a CDS encoding DUF3572 domain-containing protein — translation MKKPVHNPREVAEIVAIQALSFVAGEPERLGLFLAETGVGPETLRNAASDPNFLLSVLDFVLRDDETVKAFAKTAELHPTNVAAARQVLGDALGDRNWERDVP, via the coding sequence TTGAAAAAGCCTGTTCACAACCCCCGGGAAGTCGCTGAAATCGTTGCGATTCAGGCGCTGTCCTTCGTCGCGGGCGAGCCCGAGCGGCTGGGCCTGTTCCTGGCCGAGACAGGCGTCGGTCCGGAGACCCTGCGCAACGCCGCCTCGGACCCCAATTTTCTCCTCAGCGTGCTCGATTTCGTGCTGCGCGATGACGAGACCGTGAAGGCCTTCGCCAAGACCGCGGAACTGCACCCGACCAACGTTGCCGCGGCGCGGCAGGTGCTGGGCGACGCGCTCGGCGACCGCAATTGGGAGCGCGACGTACCGTGA
- a CDS encoding response regulator, translating to MAKTVLIVEDNELNMKLFRDLLEAHGYQTSGTSNGYEALDLVRKMRPDLVLMDIQLPQVSGLEVTRWIKDDPELRAIPVVAVTAFAMKGDEERIREGGCEAYLSKPISVGKFIETVRRFIG from the coding sequence ATGGCTAAGACCGTCCTGATCGTGGAAGACAACGAGCTCAACATGAAGCTCTTCCGCGACCTGTTGGAGGCGCACGGCTACCAGACCTCCGGCACCAGCAACGGCTACGAGGCGCTCGACCTCGTCCGCAAGATGCGGCCCGACCTCGTGCTGATGGATATCCAATTGCCCCAGGTCTCGGGCCTCGAGGTGACGCGCTGGATCAAGGACGATCCGGAGCTGCGCGCCATTCCCGTCGTCGCGGTCACGGCCTTCGCGATGAAGGGCGACGAAGAGCGCATCCGTGAAGGCGGCTGCGAAGCCTATTTGTCCAAGCCGATCTCGGTCGGCAAATTCATTGAGACGGTCCGGCGTTTTATCGGATAG
- a CDS encoding PleD family two-component system response regulator gives MSARILVVDDVPANVKLLEARLSAEYFDVMTASNGTEALAICRRAECDIILLDVMMPDMDGFEVCRRLKTDPATHHIPVVMVTALDSPADRNRGLEAGADDFLTKPVSDIVLIARVRSLTRLKMMTDELRMRAITSLEIGMQAPERSAVADTGKGGRILLVDDRQSSHERLATILAAEHTIDVEPNPTEALFHAAEGNYDLLIVSLDLSNFDGLRLCSQARSLERTRHVPILAIADPENSTRLLRGLEIGVNDYLLRPIDRIELLARARTQIRRRRYTDHLRDNVQNSIEMAITDALTGLHNRRYMESHLATLAEQAATRGKPLALMILDIDYFKSINDNYGHDAGDDVLREFAVRVRKSIRGIDLACRYGGEEFVIVMPETDLHVAGMVAERLRRSIAGEAFAVHKGTKRIEVTISIGLTTLEQKGEAVADVLKRADTALYRAKHDGRNRVVSQAA, from the coding sequence GTGTCCGCGCGTATCCTGGTCGTCGATGACGTTCCTGCCAACGTGAAGCTGCTGGAGGCCCGCCTCTCGGCCGAATATTTCGACGTGATGACCGCCTCGAATGGCACCGAGGCGCTGGCGATCTGCCGCCGCGCCGAATGCGACATCATCCTGCTCGACGTCATGATGCCCGACATGGACGGCTTCGAGGTCTGCCGCCGCCTCAAGACCGATCCGGCGACCCACCACATTCCCGTCGTGATGGTGACCGCGCTCGACAGCCCGGCTGACCGCAACCGCGGGCTGGAGGCCGGCGCCGATGATTTCCTCACCAAACCCGTCTCGGACATCGTGCTGATCGCGCGCGTGCGCTCGCTGACGCGGCTGAAGATGATGACCGATGAGCTGCGCATGCGCGCCATCACCTCGCTCGAGATCGGCATGCAGGCGCCCGAGCGCAGCGCCGTCGCCGACACCGGCAAGGGCGGCCGCATCCTCTTGGTCGACGACCGCCAATCCTCCCATGAGCGGCTGGCGACGATCCTCGCCGCCGAGCACACCATCGATGTCGAGCCGAACCCCACAGAGGCGCTGTTCCACGCCGCCGAAGGCAATTACGACCTCCTGATCGTCTCGCTCGACCTCAGCAATTTCGACGGCCTCAGGCTCTGCAGCCAGGCGCGCTCGCTGGAGCGCACGCGCCACGTGCCGATCCTGGCGATCGCCGATCCCGAGAACTCAACGCGGCTGCTGCGCGGCCTCGAGATCGGCGTCAACGACTATCTGCTGCGCCCGATTGATAGGATCGAACTGCTGGCCCGCGCCCGCACCCAGATCCGCCGCCGCCGCTACACCGATCATCTGCGCGACAACGTGCAGAACTCGATCGAGATGGCGATCACCGATGCGCTCACCGGCCTGCACAACCGCCGCTACATGGAGAGCCATCTGGCGACGCTAGCCGAGCAGGCCGCGACCCGCGGCAAGCCGCTCGCGCTGATGATTCTGGACATCGACTATTTCAAGTCGATCAACGACAATTACGGCCACGACGCCGGCGACGACGTGTTGCGTGAATTCGCGGTGCGCGTGCGCAAGTCGATCCGCGGCATCGACCTTGCCTGCCGCTATGGCGGCGAGGAGTTCGTCATCGTGATGCCGGAGACCGATCTGCACGTCGCCGGCATGGTCGCCGAGCGCCTGCGCCGCTCGATCGCGGGCGAAGCGTTCGCCGTCCACAAGGGGACCAAGCGCATCGAGGTCACGATCTCGATCGGTCTGACCACGCTGGAGCAGAAGGGCGAGGCGGTCGCCGACGTCCTCAAGCGCGCCGACACCGCGCTGTATCGGGCCAAGCACGACGGCCGCAATCGCGTGGTGTCGCAGGCGGCGTGA
- a CDS encoding TetR/AcrR family transcriptional regulator: MKERILKTADRLFYLEGIRAIGVDTIAAEIGISKRTLYNHFPSKDALIAAYLERRFVQPPPSAPAPSAQTAVAQILATFDSLERRFAAKDFRGCPFVNAVAEVGNHDRAVKKIAIAFKESRRVWFRERLNELGVAEADALATQLVLLVDGSIAQDLVRDDPAMARAAKEAAKVLLRNAGVDVGGDAKPMASDKGTSQ, from the coding sequence ATGAAGGAGCGGATCCTGAAAACCGCCGACCGGCTGTTCTATCTTGAGGGCATCCGCGCCATCGGCGTGGACACCATCGCGGCCGAGATCGGCATCTCCAAGCGCACGCTCTACAACCACTTCCCGTCCAAGGACGCGCTGATCGCGGCCTATCTGGAACGCCGTTTCGTGCAGCCGCCGCCGTCAGCGCCGGCGCCATCCGCCCAGACCGCGGTGGCGCAGATCCTCGCCACCTTCGATTCGCTGGAGCGGCGCTTCGCCGCGAAGGACTTTCGCGGCTGCCCGTTCGTGAACGCGGTCGCGGAAGTCGGCAACCATGACCGCGCGGTGAAGAAGATCGCCATCGCCTTCAAGGAAAGCCGCCGCGTCTGGTTTCGCGAGCGGCTGAACGAGCTCGGCGTTGCGGAGGCGGATGCGCTCGCCACCCAGCTCGTGCTGCTGGTCGACGGCTCCATCGCACAGGACCTCGTCCGCGACGATCCCGCGATGGCGCGCGCGGCAAAGGAAGCGGCGAAGGTGTTGTTGCGGAATGCGGGTGTGGATGTGGGCGGTGATGCGAAGCCGATGGCATCAGACAAGGGCACGTCACAGTAG
- a CDS encoding MFS transporter: protein MPLLQALRPTLPILIGASLMLTLSMGLRQSLGIFMQPLTHDVGISVSDFTLAIAVQNLAWGFLQPLAGALTVRYGFRTIMMAGALLYIAGLALMVGAQGMVSVMIGAGVLIGTSLACTAAAMAMSVAARAAPESVRSTVLGMVSAAGSLGALLSAPIGQVLAEDYGWRFGLGGFVVLSLLMLPAAWFAGRIDRIPLPKTSGIGNVSAATATATAFGNVSFSVMTAAYFVCGMQLVFITTHLPSYLQICGMDPMLSAKTLGVIGGFNVLGSLFFGWAGQRWNKLALLGGIYVVRSLVLAWYFMLPPSEASTLLFGALMGFLWLGVGPLVAGAVAEMFGLQWQAMIQGLAFMSHQVGSFVGAYGGGLIYDALGSYNMAWRIGVAVGLAAGIVQIAFALIRPTAPPVLRAA, encoded by the coding sequence ATGCCGCTGCTGCAAGCGCTTCGCCCGACGCTGCCGATCCTGATCGGCGCCTCGCTGATGCTGACGCTGAGCATGGGTCTGCGGCAGTCGCTCGGCATCTTCATGCAGCCGCTGACCCATGATGTCGGCATCTCCGTCTCCGACTTCACGCTCGCGATTGCCGTGCAGAACCTCGCCTGGGGCTTCCTCCAGCCGCTCGCCGGCGCGCTGACGGTGCGCTACGGCTTTCGCACCATCATGATGGCCGGCGCACTGCTCTATATCGCGGGACTCGCGCTGATGGTGGGTGCGCAGGGCATGGTCTCGGTGATGATCGGGGCAGGGGTGCTGATCGGCACCTCGCTCGCCTGCACGGCGGCCGCGATGGCGATGTCGGTTGCGGCGCGTGCCGCGCCCGAGAGCGTGCGCTCGACCGTGCTCGGCATGGTCTCGGCCGCAGGCTCGCTCGGCGCGCTGTTGTCGGCGCCGATCGGGCAGGTGCTCGCCGAGGACTATGGCTGGCGCTTCGGCCTCGGCGGCTTCGTCGTGCTGTCGCTGCTGATGCTGCCGGCGGCGTGGTTTGCTGGCCGGATCGACCGCATCCCGCTGCCGAAGACGAGCGGGATCGGCAATGTGTCGGCCGCGACTGCGACCGCCACGGCGTTCGGCAACGTGTCATTTTCGGTGATGACCGCGGCCTATTTCGTCTGCGGCATGCAGCTCGTCTTCATCACCACGCACCTGCCATCCTATTTGCAGATCTGCGGCATGGACCCGATGCTGAGCGCGAAGACGCTGGGCGTGATCGGCGGTTTCAACGTGCTGGGATCGCTGTTCTTCGGCTGGGCCGGCCAGCGCTGGAACAAGCTCGCGCTGCTCGGGGGCATCTACGTCGTGCGTTCGCTGGTGCTCGCCTGGTATTTCATGCTGCCGCCGTCGGAGGCCTCGACCCTGCTGTTCGGCGCGCTGATGGGTTTCCTCTGGCTCGGCGTCGGGCCGCTGGTCGCAGGCGCCGTGGCCGAGATGTTCGGCCTGCAATGGCAGGCGATGATCCAGGGCCTCGCCTTCATGAGCCACCAGGTCGGCAGCTTCGTCGGCGCCTATGGCGGCGGCCTGATCTACGACGCGCTCGGCTCCTACAATATGGCCTGGCGGATCGGCGTGGCGGTGGGGCTTGCCGCGGGCATCGTCCAGATCGCGTTCGCGCTGATCAGGCCGACGGCGCCGCCGGTGCTGAGAGCGGCGTAG
- the rpmG gene encoding 50S ribosomal protein L33 — translation MAKAVTIKVKLVSSADTGFYYVAKKNSRTMTDKLVKKKYDPVARKHVEFREAKIK, via the coding sequence ATGGCCAAAGCGGTCACCATCAAGGTCAAGCTCGTGTCCTCGGCTGACACCGGCTTCTACTATGTCGCCAAGAAGAATTCGCGCACCATGACCGACAAGCTGGTCAAGAAGAAGTACGATCCGGTCGCGCGCAAGCACGTCGAATTCCGCGAAGCCAAGATCAAGTAA
- a CDS encoding LLM class flavin-dependent oxidoreductase, which yields MAQRQLKLGAFMRPISIHTGAWRYPGAWPDANFNFSHIKQLIQKLEAGKFDAFFMADHLAVLNMPINALKRSHTVTSFEPFTLLSALSAVTERIGLIATGSTTFDEPYHVARRFASLDHLSGGRAGWNIVTTSNPDAALNFGLDDHMEHAERYKRAREFYDVVTGLWDSFADDAFVRDVESGLFFEPSKMHTLDHNGKYFRVRGPLNIARPVQGWPVIVQAGASEDGKQLAAETAEAVFTGGGSLADGQKLYADIKGRMEKVGRDPENLKILPGAFVVVGDSVDEAREKRALLDSRVHYDSAIASLSVILGTDASGFDPDGPLPEIPETNASKSGRQRMVDLAAREKLTVRQLAQRVGGYGGLSFVGTAKTIADQMEEWLVGRGSDGFNIMFPFLPAGLDDFVDKVVPELQRRGIFRKEYEGATLRENLGLPRPKNRFFEE from the coding sequence ATGGCACAACGGCAACTCAAGCTTGGCGCGTTCATGCGCCCGATCTCGATCCACACCGGCGCTTGGCGCTATCCCGGGGCCTGGCCCGACGCCAATTTCAATTTCAGTCACATCAAGCAGCTGATCCAGAAGCTCGAGGCCGGCAAGTTCGATGCCTTCTTCATGGCCGATCATCTGGCCGTGCTGAACATGCCGATCAATGCGCTCAAGCGCAGCCACACTGTGACCTCGTTCGAGCCGTTCACGCTGCTGTCGGCGCTCTCGGCCGTCACTGAACGCATCGGCCTGATCGCGACGGGGTCGACCACATTCGATGAGCCCTATCACGTCGCGCGCCGCTTCGCCTCGCTCGACCATCTCAGCGGTGGCCGCGCCGGCTGGAACATCGTCACCACTTCGAACCCGGATGCCGCGCTCAACTTCGGTCTCGATGATCACATGGAGCATGCCGAGCGCTACAAGCGCGCCCGCGAGTTCTACGATGTCGTCACTGGCCTGTGGGATTCCTTCGCCGACGATGCTTTTGTGCGCGACGTCGAGAGCGGACTGTTCTTCGAGCCATCGAAGATGCACACGCTCGACCACAACGGCAAATATTTTAGGGTGCGCGGACCCCTCAACATCGCCCGCCCCGTGCAGGGCTGGCCGGTGATCGTGCAGGCCGGCGCCTCCGAGGACGGCAAGCAGCTCGCGGCCGAGACCGCGGAAGCCGTCTTCACCGGCGGCGGCAGCCTCGCCGACGGACAAAAGCTCTATGCCGACATCAAGGGCCGCATGGAAAAGGTCGGCCGCGATCCTGAAAACCTCAAGATCCTGCCCGGCGCCTTCGTCGTGGTCGGCGACAGTGTCGACGAGGCCCGAGAGAAGCGCGCTTTGCTCGACAGCCGCGTGCATTACGACAGCGCCATCGCCTCACTCTCGGTCATTCTCGGCACCGATGCGTCCGGCTTTGATCCGGACGGGCCGCTGCCGGAGATCCCCGAGACCAACGCCAGCAAGAGCGGCCGCCAGCGCATGGTCGACCTCGCCGCCCGCGAAAAACTCACCGTGCGCCAGCTCGCGCAGCGCGTCGGCGGCTATGGCGGGCTGTCCTTCGTCGGCACCGCGAAAACCATTGCCGACCAGATGGAGGAATGGCTGGTCGGGCGCGGCTCCGACGGCTTCAACATCATGTTCCCGTTCCTGCCGGCGGGCCTCGACGATTTCGTCGACAAGGTCGTCCCGGAGCTGCAGCGGCGCGGGATTTTCCGCAAAGAGTATGAAGGGGCCACTTTGAGGGAGAATCTGGGCCTGCCGCGGCCGAAAAACCGTTTTTTCGAGGAATGA
- a CDS encoding NUDIX hydrolase, which produces MTDISQAEEKARIHEGKEADHHPYVRPKDAATLILVDRSGAIPKVLVGKRHDKVVFMPGKFVFPGGRVDKDDYRVPCAAPITAELEANLAKGSPKTPASRAKSLAIAAIREACEETGLCLGRKAEGKAKLDGAWKPFADAGLLPDPSSLFLIARAITPPGRVKRFDTRFFTADASAITHRVEGVIHADAELVELVWVELGSKPLADLHPMTRNVLNELDTRLATGPLRHDAPVPFFHFYGGKMQKDILS; this is translated from the coding sequence ATGACGGATATTTCGCAAGCAGAAGAAAAGGCCAGGATTCACGAGGGCAAGGAAGCGGACCACCACCCCTACGTCCGCCCGAAGGATGCCGCGACACTGATCCTGGTCGACCGCAGCGGCGCGATTCCGAAAGTTCTCGTCGGCAAGCGCCACGACAAGGTGGTGTTCATGCCCGGAAAGTTCGTCTTCCCCGGCGGCCGCGTCGACAAGGACGATTATCGCGTGCCGTGCGCCGCGCCCATCACCGCCGAGCTGGAAGCCAATCTCGCCAAGGGCAGCCCGAAAACACCGGCCTCACGCGCAAAGTCGCTGGCGATCGCCGCGATCCGCGAAGCCTGCGAGGAGACCGGCCTCTGCCTCGGGCGCAAGGCGGAAGGCAAGGCAAAGCTCGACGGCGCTTGGAAGCCGTTCGCCGATGCGGGCCTGCTGCCCGACCCATCCAGCCTGTTCCTGATCGCCCGCGCGATCACCCCGCCCGGCCGCGTCAAACGCTTCGACACACGCTTCTTTACCGCCGATGCCTCCGCGATCACCCACCGCGTCGAGGGCGTGATCCATGCCGATGCGGAGCTGGTCGAACTGGTCTGGGTCGAGCTCGGCTCAAAGCCGCTCGCCGATCTGCATCCAATGACGCGCAACGTCCTCAACGAGCTCGACACCCGCCTTGCAACAGGGCCGCTGCGCCACGACGCGCCGGTGCCCTTCTTCCATTTCTACGGCGGCAAGATGCAGAAGGATATCTTGAGCTGA
- a CDS encoding DUF983 domain-containing protein, translated as MVTMSMAPKIWMRETGLIEKRDVWTAMKRGLRGRCPRCGEGKLFRAFLKTADNCSNCGLDFTPHRADDLPAYLVIVIVGHFTVPAILWIETNYTTPIWLTFAAYLPFTFFASLGLLQPVKGAVVGLQWALRMHGFDETPPDGIPPV; from the coding sequence GTGGTGACGATGAGCATGGCCCCAAAAATCTGGATGCGCGAGACCGGCCTCATCGAGAAGCGCGACGTCTGGACCGCGATGAAGCGGGGCCTTCGCGGCCGTTGCCCACGCTGCGGCGAGGGAAAACTGTTCCGCGCTTTCCTGAAAACGGCGGACAATTGCTCGAACTGCGGCCTCGACTTCACGCCACACCGCGCCGACGACCTGCCGGCCTATCTCGTGATCGTCATCGTCGGCCACTTCACTGTGCCGGCCATCCTCTGGATCGAGACCAATTACACGACGCCGATCTGGCTCACCTTCGCGGCCTATCTCCCGTTTACCTTCTTCGCCTCGCTCGGGCTGCTGCAGCCTGTGAAAGGAGCCGTTGTCGGCTTGCAATGGGCTCTGCGCATGCACGGGTTTGACGAGACCCCGCCGGATGGTATTCCGCCTGTGTAA